The Helianthus annuus cultivar XRQ/B chromosome 16, HanXRQr2.0-SUNRISE, whole genome shotgun sequence genome includes a window with the following:
- the LOC110917482 gene encoding cytochrome P450 76T24, translated as MQKVMELLDFVHGCSLSDKPINVGEIAAATTLNVLSNYILSTDLAQYDSPSSQEFKNMVWAVMEINGAPNLADYFPVLRHLDPHGLLRRSEFYTKKLLAIFEQHVNERLHARSTSSSYASSEDLTDLLLNISKDQNSSVSLKDIRQLLYDLFLAGTDTTSNTLEWAMAELMHNPEKMLKARAEIKKVIGNDDRTFEESDISRVPYLRAVIKETLRLHPPVTFLVPHKAITDVEIKGYMVPKDAQIMCNLWAMGQDPSVWSNPQRFEPERFLDVGIDFKDRDFEFIPFGAGRRMCPGLPLADIMLHLMLGSLIHKFDWKIEGGMRTQDMDMTDKFGFTLKKNLPLIAIPIKL; from the exons ATGCAAAAGGTTATGGAACTCCTTGACTTCGTTCATGGTTGTTCTCTTAGTGACAAACCGATCAACGTTGGTGAAATTGCAGCTGCAACAACTCTTAACGTTCTCTCCAACTACATACTTTCTACTGATTTAGCTCAGTATGATTCTCCATCTTCTcaagaatttaagaacatggtatGGGCTGTCATGGAAATTAATGGTGCACCAAATTTAGCCGATTATTTTCCTGTGCTTCGGCACTTGGATCCACATGGCTTACTCAGACGGTCTGAATTTTACACTAAGAAGCTTTTGGCAATATTTGAGCAACATGTCAATGAACGGTTGCATGCAAGAAGTACAAGCTCATCTTATGCTTCAAGTGAGGATCTTACCGATTTGCTATTAAACATCAGTAAAGATCAAAACTCCTCAGTTAGCCTCAAAGACATAAGACAGTTGCTATAT GACTTATTTCTTGCAGGAACTGACACAACATCAAACACGTTGGAATGGGCAATGGCTGAACTAATGCACAACCCCGAGAAAATGTTGAAAGCTCGAGCGGAGATCAAGAAAGTAATAGGAAATGATGACAGAACTTTTGAAGAATCAGACATCTCAAGGGTTCCTTACCTACGGGCTGTTATTAAAGAAACTCTTCGGTTGCACCCTCCGGTTACCTTTCTAGTCCCTCATAAAGCCATAACTGATGTCGAGATCAAAGGTTACATGGTCCCAAAAGACGCACAAATTATGTGTAACTTGTGGGCCATGGGCCAAGACCCGAGCGTTTGGTCAAACCCACAAAGGTTCGAGCCAGAGAGGTTTCTTGATGTCGGGATAGACTTCAAAGATCGTGATTTTGAGTTTATCCCATTTGGTGCGGGAAGAAGGATGTGTCCAGGATTGCCTCTAGCTGATATTATGTTGCATTTGATGTTGGGATCGTTGATTCATAAGTTTGATTGGAAGATTGAAGGAGGTATGAGAACACAAGATATGGATATGACTGATAAGTTTGGATTTACATTAAAGAAAAATCTGCCTCTGATAGCCATCCCAATCAAACTTTGA